Within Triticum dicoccoides isolate Atlit2015 ecotype Zavitan chromosome 1B, WEW_v2.0, whole genome shotgun sequence, the genomic segment aaagggggtcagccactgagaagtcatgtatggggttgacacgatgacttacAATTACTCCGtcgtctgaagttccaaaatgaaattcagcatttttggagcctattccattctgctgCAGGCGCCGACGCTGATCAACAACCCATtcatttttgcaaaataaatgtagggcaaacctcattaccttcagcacccttgctttgacaacaaagaacctggctaatataatctctggtaaggtccctcgataggagttcaaagtaatttctgagggatgcagatctaggcattcgacgtgattgttatattgtatcacattatccaccactgggcctaatcttatctgcaaaagaagaaaatgtgttagtgcctacatgcagttctgAATTGTCTAAaaaaatgcagttttgaacactactacaggcctatttggtttgcaacatttgtaaaatgcactaacatgccatcttcgatctgacatgattaacatgggcattaacatgccatcttcgatcttcacaagaggttggagtggataaaAAGTACTCTaaaaaaactagtacagatgaatccaaagaagaaatgcatatggattgtaaccataaggatcaagcaaccaatatgaaggggggggggcatgtatgtactgaaatcctccaaaagaatccttcagaaatcgtagtacattgtcattgtaaacttggaaaaggatgtcataaattgaactcccttatgattaacatttaacaggaaaggaacatcacctcgatatatagcttctccaggcacgaaaagcatctcagggaactgacaacttgctccaggttggggccgatagattctagtgccaagaccttcactgtgcgcagtttggGGTCAAACTTATCGGAACCATTTTCTGAATGACATGCaagcaaacatcttcaaaattagaaataatgttaatttgtaggagaggtagaaggcggttgttgtacctgaacgggtgtggatccaataacaagttcggagtatttgtcaaaCGAGTAgcacaacgctgtcaatttcggtgcagaaatgacattgattcttgttgggtctacttgatcaagtacaagtaatctctcaagtgcagatatgtcctcaatgaccatatcgtggtacacatcttgtgatgtcttcctgccaaaCCAGCAACACACATGCACACTGTGTTATAGAACAGAAGAAGTACATTAATCTAGACTGTTATCTCCACGAATGGACGGCTCATAGATCCATGGTAGAAGTTTCGGTATCATTTCTAGAAGCTGAAGAAGCATGTGAGAAGTTTGGAAGTATCCAATATCTGCTCTAGAAGAATCTTTGGGTGACCCTGACTTCCAAgttaagttttttttttttgaatccGGGTTAAGCTTTTGGCATGAAGACCCCCTTACCTCAGAACAACCATCCTGACTTGTGACTTGCGAGCTAAGGTTTCCGTGAAAGATCCGCCGCACATCTCCACAGATCGACAACGCCGCAGCATGCAAAGCTCTGACGTGGCCTGTTTGACACGCTAGCCGCCACATAGCTGAGCGGGGGCTCTGCACCAGCCAATGACGGTTGCTCCGTGGAGGTCGCGCCCTTATCCGGCCGTCCATCGGCGATAAAGCCGGGACGCGGGCGCCTGCCTAAAACAGCAACGTACTAAACGCCGCCGGCACGGCCCCACCGGTTCAGCTGAGTAGATCACCACCTGTGCATCGTTCATCGCTCACTCACTTCCCCCGCGGCGCCGAGCGACCGGCGCGGAAATGGCGGAGGCGGAGGAGTGGGAGAGgcagaagagggggaggaggaggaggcggcggcggggcaggaGGGAGAGCGACGGCAGCGACCCCGTGGAGGTGCTCGGGGAGGAGGTGATGGGGCTGGTGATGGAGCTCCTGGACGCGCGCAGCGTCGCGCGATGCACGGCGGTCTCCCGCGCCTGGTTCGGGGTCGCCGCCGACAACCGCCTCTGGGCACCCAAGGTACATCCGATTCTCGCCCCGCCGGCCTCTCGCCTCGTCTCCTGGCTCTTTGCCCTCCCTCGGCATCTGCTGCAGCCTCAATGGCCTTCGTGATTCGTGGTTTGCGCGATGTGCCATGTGAGCTGCACCTGTTCGATGAATTTCAGGCATGGGGGGTTCGGACTTTGTGTGGTATAAGACGGGAGTCCGCGACATGTGGCGTAGTATGTGACAAACTTCATGTGGCATTATAGTTTGAGCAAATATTTTTTTAATATGACGTTCACATGCTGCAAAAATAAGTAGTATCATTTTTACAAAGGATAAACATGTTCCCTTTATCTCAGAAATAGTTGCTTGGaaggaaaaaaaaagtcagaaaCAATATACATTTTGGGAGAAAAAACAACAACATACATTTTGGGAGAAAAAACAGCATATCTTAATTTTACTTCTGGATTCTCAGTGTGctgttttagtttttttttctccCTATTTTTCAGTTCTGGAAAGTACCTATAAATCTCTTAGTTTTCAAACGAAGTTCAGCGTTCTTAGTGTTTTCTTTCTGCAGTATATATGGATAATGCAACTTATTCTTTCATGAGATGTTATTCATTTTAGTATTTGCTATATTGATCAAACACAAAAGCATTGCGTTTAGATATGTTGGCAGAAAAAAAAAAGTTGTGTACAAGTCTAAGAGGACCAACGGTGCTAGATGGTTTGGTTCCTTGTGGTGGAACCCGCACATGCGGCTTCGAGTCTCAAGTCCTAGACTTGGTAAAGATGGCTGCATTTTGTTGGATGTATTCCTGTATTTTCGGCATGCTTGCGTCTGCGTGTACTGTGTTTCTAAGAAAAAACAATCCAACCCCCCACCCCACGGACACAAGTATAGAACGCAAGAACGCAACACCCTAAGCAAACGGTAACCATGAAAGCAAGGTGGTTCATGGTCTCCATGGATTGATTGCAAAGTGGGAAGCACGGAGGCTGCTGCAGACCCCGCCTAGCAAGTTATTCAGTTGTCCAGCAGTGATCATGACATGCCAACCAACTGAAGAACTTCGCCCTTGATCTCGAGGTAACCACCCCCTCAAAGAAGATGCGGAAAATTTTGTATATCGGAATCCAATGTTTCTAAATTTTCTTGAATATTTTCATGGCCACCAATGAAAATAAGGTCAATCAGATCAACGCTAGGTAAGTGCCTCATGTTCACGTCACCATGAATTTAAATGAAAATAACTTGATCAGACCCCTCCATTAGCATATgtaattaaccagaggcccaacaaaTTTGATAAACAtgagtttattttattttctttttaaaacAGAGGAAATTCCAAATTTAAACTGGGGAGACTTGATTGAACAGAGAGGTGTGAGGGAAAAACCTATGACAAAAAATACTCTTTTTATATAAGGCCATTCCAATGTTTCTTTTGCAGTGTGCTGAACTGATGGTCGGAAAGGCGCATATTCCTCGTCTGACAATGATCCGTACTGCATCAAAGTTGTCTACCTATTCAATGGCCATCATGGATGGCAAACGGGTGAGTTCCAGAAATATTTTCTCTTAGGTTAAAAGAATGCAATAGATCAACAGCAAAATATAATTAATTGTTCTCATGTGCCAGCAGTACTATTACCACAATCACTCCAAAAGATAATAATGCCTATCACAATCTACTGTTAAGGTTTTCTTATTTTAGTTTTCCCTCCACAATAATTCCAAAATTTTCCATATAATCTTCCTTCTTTTGCTCCATATAGTGTGAGTAAATTAATGTTGAACATTGGAACCTGGGGGCATTCTTTCTGGTTATCAGTTTTTTTTTATCTTCTGACATAGAGGAAACATGAGTATGTTCAATTCATCATTGTCCTCGAGACATATTATATTATCGTGACTTATTTTCTTGCGCAGAATCGGATCACAAAAGAGGATCTCTGTGATCATGCATGGGAATATCGTTTCACTATTGTAAGTTTTCTCAATTTGTCATCCTTTTGCATGTTTTGAAGTATGAGTTTATACATGACTACAAATCATAATGCTAGTGGCTGCTAAGCCTAGTGGCTGCTAAGCCTACCGCATAACTGACCTGCTAGTTTTGAGTTCAACTGGTTGTAGTCAACCATGCCGAGAGGAATGCTAGGATTATGAGAACTTTCTGCATCTCTCTAGTTTCTTCGGGTGTCTTAGCTTCCAACCGCACTGAGGAAGATTGAGGCATATATCTTATGGTGGTAATTAAAGTTAAGTATATGAAATGTGGCAAAAATATATCATGGTGGTAATTGGATGCCTGAGGATCTGCTGGATGCAGTTATATgcagtttaaaattcataataactCCCGACATATTGAGTGCACTTTTCAAATGAAATATATGGAGTATGGTTGCTTGACTAATGGGGGAAAGTCATGATATATTTTTCTTCTACTATCACAGGCAGCACCAGAGTACTGGAGGAATCTCGATCCGTCCTGGAAGCGCACTGGTCCACCCATGCGACGATACTTCCACCATGATGGTTACCACAGTGCAGACCCTCATGACGCTGTCCGGGGTGGCCATGAGTGTGAGTACACGATCATAACAAGCTTTGTCGGTGATGGAAGAATCAGAGATCATTATGTGAGGATCAACCGGTGGCCACCGATGAAAGTGTCGAGAAAGGAAGATTGGAGCTGGGAGCTATCCAACCACCTCTACCGCTACAACAGCATCCCTGATGCTGAAAAGGAAGGATGTACAGGTCCGCTCTTCCCGGTTTGGTGAGTTCACTTCTATGGTAGCAGATCAGTCCGTCTGCGGTGTGATCCTGCAATCTTCTGGTCGTCAAAATCAAGCCTTGATCTTCCATCTCGTTGAATGTTGCAGCAGGAGACTTTGTTTTGCAGCAATTAATGAGCTATGAACTTTTGTGGATGTACTTAGTTCTTTTAGAGAGAATGGATAACTTAGCTAAGCTCAGGTGTgtgagctactccctccgtaaactaaagtagtgatctaaacgctcttatattagtttacggagggagtaatatgtatGATAGTACAGTAGTtgcagctagcctatgatgatactatgtgtTCGTCTCGGTAGTTTGATCTTTTGTCACGTAGTATGTGATCTGTAAAATACCCTGAACTACTAGAAATGGTATGTGTGTGTGTAAACCTTCTTTGATGTGTACCTTATGTAATGAATGCTATGTGTGCTATGGATATACATGCGGTTGGTAGCTCGCTACTGAAGGTCCGTCAAAGGGACTCTGTGGCTAACAGTAGCCTCCCCCGTCCCCGCCCCGCCTGCcactccggccgcggcggccaccTCCTCGCCGCTGCGCCGGGCAGCGCCGCCCCTCCAGCCCTCATGGGGCGCTCCAGCCGCAGCCGCTCGCGCTCCCCATCCTGTTCGGTGGACAGCGCGGGTTGGGGACAGCCTGCGTCCGTGCCTTGCGCGGCCAGATTCGCCGGTCTGTCCGGGGCTTCGGTCCCCAGCTGCTCCAGGCCGCCGCGTCAACGGCTGACCCTGCttctccgccgcgtttgctgctcCGGGGCGAGCGCTCCCGCCCGGCCGCAGGGCCTTCCACGCCTGGTTCTGCTGCGACTCCCCTTTTGGGGAACGGTCGTCTTAAACCCATCGTGGTAGTGCCTTCTCCTACCTCGCAACATTCCTCTTCGGGCGATGACGACGGATGGACGGCGGTCAGATCCCGTAAAGACAGGCGCACGGGGAGATCCCCGCCGGTCCGTAGCGGTCGCCACCCCCCGCGTCGCCCTGGCTGGTGGCCCGCCTTTAATGCTGACCCGAGACGCAGGGCCTTCTTAAACCGCTTCAAGGGCCTCTGCCTCCGGTGCCTCAGCCCTCATCACCGCCGCATCAACAATAGAGATCCCCTGCACTACATCGAGTGCAAACTACTGGGCCATTTCGCCAAGGATCCCCCACAACTGGCACGGCGGCGGCCCTGCCCTCGAGCGGCCGGGTCCCTGCTGCTGGGAGGGGGCCTGTTAGGGAGCGGTTGCACTTCCGCTCGCCTCCCGTCACCATGGCGCACGCGCACCACACCAACCCCTCCCGCCGGCCGAGGTCGAGCCACAGCGTCCTCATCGAGTCCCCGACCACGGAGCACCAGACCACCCTGCTGCGCCGCCACCTCGTAGTGCTCTCTGCAGCTACCAAGAACCACGTGGCCAGCCCGATGTCAATGGAGGGCGCCATCGACGCGCAGCTCCACGCCCATCTCCACCTGTTGCGGGTGACCAACCACGACCCAGAAGACTTCCTGGGTCACTTCCAGCTCCCCGCGCATCGCGACAAAGCGGTGCGCCTCAGCGCGCTTACCGTCGATGGcgtccacttcgtcatcaagtcgtGACACAAAGACGACCACACCACGCTCCACGACTACATGTTGCACGTCCGGGTCGTCATTGAGAAGATGCCCATGTAGCTCTGGTCGCTACGGGGGGCCGAGAAGGTGCTCGGCAAAAACTGCATCATCGACCGGCTGGACAGCCGCACACACGAGCGGGGCCACACGAAGACATTCGCGTGTTGGACGTGGGTGTGGGACGTCGCCCACATCCCGATCAGGCACACGCTTTGGAGGGTGACTCGTGGTGCCAGGCGCATCGATGCCATGCTCAGCTTCTCGCCGCTGAGCCGCGAGGTGGCGTCGCCGCCGCGCGTCCGGCGACACGACATGCTGATCCACGTGGACCGAGTCAAGGACTGGTCGCTGCCCTCGCCGCGTTCCTCTCGCTCCGCGCAAAGAGGCCTGCCTTCCTCCGACTGCGACTAGGGTCGGCTCGTGCCCGCTGTCTGGCCCGGCCCGTGGGTCATGCACGTCGAGGACGGGTAGGGCTAGCCTGGGAAATAACAGAGAGCTCATATTTTTGTGATGAACTTTGGAAAATAACAGAGAGCTCatatttgatccaaatgccatgattcaaatttccagatacatataagttcataacttaggttatgaacatttgtcttaatactttctgtgccacacaaaataatgagccatttcttcatatttgtcgactttgcaaattcataggagaatcatttgaactccaaatccagtgaaaccaatttctaaatgtttctaaaatcatgcctgatttaatgggtacttttactcatttttataaaaaggcatCCTATGGACAACTCGCAGATCCATTAAGTCCATTGAattcatcatattgaaatgtttagaaTTATCCACTAgtccaatcccaatgaaaccactttggttatttttcatataaacaGAGATGTCCTAAAAAAGTcaaactcatatttttagagcacttttatgttCGTCCttt encodes:
- the LOC119332417 gene encoding uncharacterized protein LOC119332417, whose protein sequence is MAEAEEWERQKRGRRRRRRRGRRESDGSDPVEVLGEEVMGLVMELLDARSVARCTAVSRAWFGVAADNRLWAPKCAELMVGKAHIPRLTMIRTASKLSTYSMAIMDGKRNRITKEDLCDHAWEYRFTIAAPEYWRNLDPSWKRTGPPMRRYFHHDGYHSADPHDAVRGGHECEYTIITSFVGDGRIRDHYVRINRWPPMKVSRKEDWSWELSNHLYRYNSIPDAEKEGCTGPLFPVW